In Cicer arietinum cultivar CDC Frontier isolate Library 1 chromosome 7, Cicar.CDCFrontier_v2.0, whole genome shotgun sequence, a single window of DNA contains:
- the LOC101494956 gene encoding RPM1-interacting protein 4 isoform X2 produces the protein MAQRTHVPKFGNWNSGDNVPYTAYFDKARQGRTGTKMINPNDPEENSDLVFDNSSSDHLLPSQSKPKVDSEDPSGKGSARSSNELHKSLKDGDPKNYVNSPARQDNVSNKNANDSTPRVGVGSADNRRRPSRQNTGSEYSVDRSPLHRQARAPGRDSPSSEGKNSYDSSHGIPGRSRLRPANRVDETPDKGAAVPKFGEWDVSNPASADSYTHIFNKVREEKQGGAGYAPGTPNERPHVIRRQPANGKAQCCCFAWGKK, from the exons ATGgca CAACGAACTCATGTACCGAAATTTGGCAATTGGAACAGTGGAGACAATGTTCCATATACAGCATATTTTGACAAGGCACGGCAAGGCCGAACCGGAACAAAGATGATAAATCCAAATGACCCTGAAGAAAATTCAGATTTAgtttttgataattcatcatCTGATCACCTTCTTCCTTCCCAATCCAAACCGAAAGTTGATTCAGAGGATCCATCTGGAAAGGGATCAGCGCGATCATCAAATGAGTTGCATAAGAGTCTAAAAGACGGTGATCCTAAGAACTATGTTAACTCTCCAGCTCGTCAAGACAATGTAAGCAATAAGAATGCCAATGATTCTACGCCTCGTGTTGGAGTAGGTTCTGCTGATAACCGACGAAGACCTTCAAGACAAAATACTGGGTCTGAGTACAGCGTTGATCGATCACCCCTTCATCGCCAAGCTAGAGCTCCTGGCAGAGATAGTCCCTCATCAGAAGGAAAGAATTCCTATGACAGCAGCCATGGTATACCGGGAAGATCCCGGTTAAGACCTGCTAATCGAGTGGATGAAACT CCTGATAAAGGTGCTGCTGTTCCAAAGTTCGGGGAGTGGGATGTGAGTAACCCTGCATCAGCTGACAGCTATACTCACATTTTCAACAAAGTGAGAGAAGAGAAACAAGGCGGGGCCGGATATGCACCCGGAACACCTAACGAGAGGCCGCATGTTATCCGCAGGCAACCTGCAAATGGCAAAGCACAG TGTTGCTGCTTTGCTTGGGGCAAAAAATGA
- the LOC101494956 gene encoding RPM1-interacting protein 4 isoform X1 — protein sequence MAQQRTHVPKFGNWNSGDNVPYTAYFDKARQGRTGTKMINPNDPEENSDLVFDNSSSDHLLPSQSKPKVDSEDPSGKGSARSSNELHKSLKDGDPKNYVNSPARQDNVSNKNANDSTPRVGVGSADNRRRPSRQNTGSEYSVDRSPLHRQARAPGRDSPSSEGKNSYDSSHGIPGRSRLRPANRVDETPDKGAAVPKFGEWDVSNPASADSYTHIFNKVREEKQGGAGYAPGTPNERPHVIRRQPANGKAQCCCFAWGKK from the exons ATGgca CAGCAACGAACTCATGTACCGAAATTTGGCAATTGGAACAGTGGAGACAATGTTCCATATACAGCATATTTTGACAAGGCACGGCAAGGCCGAACCGGAACAAAGATGATAAATCCAAATGACCCTGAAGAAAATTCAGATTTAgtttttgataattcatcatCTGATCACCTTCTTCCTTCCCAATCCAAACCGAAAGTTGATTCAGAGGATCCATCTGGAAAGGGATCAGCGCGATCATCAAATGAGTTGCATAAGAGTCTAAAAGACGGTGATCCTAAGAACTATGTTAACTCTCCAGCTCGTCAAGACAATGTAAGCAATAAGAATGCCAATGATTCTACGCCTCGTGTTGGAGTAGGTTCTGCTGATAACCGACGAAGACCTTCAAGACAAAATACTGGGTCTGAGTACAGCGTTGATCGATCACCCCTTCATCGCCAAGCTAGAGCTCCTGGCAGAGATAGTCCCTCATCAGAAGGAAAGAATTCCTATGACAGCAGCCATGGTATACCGGGAAGATCCCGGTTAAGACCTGCTAATCGAGTGGATGAAACT CCTGATAAAGGTGCTGCTGTTCCAAAGTTCGGGGAGTGGGATGTGAGTAACCCTGCATCAGCTGACAGCTATACTCACATTTTCAACAAAGTGAGAGAAGAGAAACAAGGCGGGGCCGGATATGCACCCGGAACACCTAACGAGAGGCCGCATGTTATCCGCAGGCAACCTGCAAATGGCAAAGCACAG TGTTGCTGCTTTGCTTGGGGCAAAAAATGA